The DNA segment ATGGCGTGTCCTCTCCTTTCAAAGAGATTTGAAAACGTCAATGGGGAGGATACGCCACCTCTTTTGATCAGGTCATCCACAACTTTCGGTTATAACTCTTCGAACGACTATTGGACCGACTTTCACAGCCAGCGTCTACGGCATAATCATAACGCTACGGGAGGACGAGCATGAAGAACGTGGAAATGAAGGTCGTGGGCAACATCCTGACTCTCACGGTGGACCCGACCAAGGAGTTCGGCCCGTCGTCCTCCGGTAAAACGATCATCATCGCCTCCACCGAGGGCAACGTGTCCGTCCTTGAGCGGGACGAGAAGGTTGGGTTAAACGTCTATCGCAAGAAGGCTTGATGATCTGCCCCCCGGAATGTACCCGGTCCAGGTAGGGGGAGGGGAGGTAAGCTGCACATGAATCTCCCTCTGATCATCGTCGTGGTCGCGCTGAAGTTCCTCCTGCCGATACTTTATCTGCGCTTTCCATTCGCGGCTGGGTGGGGGAACTTTGTTCTGGACTCCATGGACGGCGATCTGCTGATCCCCGCCGGTCTCGACGAGGGATTCTACCAGAACATCGACAAGGCAGCCGACTGGGTTGCGTACCTGTTCATCTTCATCTGGGGCTGGCGACAGCCGATCCGCAGGGAAATTGCCGCGACATTCGCCTTGCGTACGGTTGGACAGGTGTTGTTCTTCGCTACCCAGAACGAATTCATGCTCTTCTGTTTCCCGAACCTACTCGAGCCGCTTTTCCTGGTCTACGCGACAATCGCCCGCTTCAGCGGCTGGAACCGCGTCCAATCCATTTACCGCGCCCGTCTGATGTGGATCTGGCTCGGCATCCTCCTCTATAAGTTCCAGGACGAGTGGTTTACACATGTCGCCAATGTCGACCGCACGGATTATTTCAAGAACCTGTTGCGATGATCGATATTGACCTGTCCCCACGCAAAACCACATCCGGCCGGTGAACCGCCCTCAGTCCTCGCTCCCCATGGCCGCCAGCTCCTCGTCCCTCAGCTCGCGCCGGAGCAGCTTCATCATGGAGCTCTTGGGTAGTTCAGCTCGAAATTCGAAAACCCGGGGCACCTTGTAACGCGCCAGGTTCACCAGCAGGTACTCCCGCAGCTCGTCCTTCGTCGCTGTAGCATTGGGCTTCAACACCACGAACGACTTGATGGACTCGCCTCGTTTCGGATCGGGAATGCCGATGGTGCAGGCTTCGAGAACCGCCGGGTGGGCCATCAACTGACGGTCGATCTCATCGGGGTAGATGTTGTAACCGCTGGCGATGATCATGTCCTTCTTGCGGCCGACGATCACGCAGTAGCCGTCCTCGTCCTGGGCCGCCAGGTCGCCGGTGTACAGCCAGCCGTCGCGCAGCACCAGGTCGGTCTCATCGGGTCGGTTCCAGTAGCCCTTCATGATCTGTGGGCCCTTGAGGATCAACTCGCCTTCGTCGCCCGGGGCCATCTCGGTCTTGCCCGTTTCTGCATCGACGATCTTCATGTCCGTGCCGGGAAACGGGATGCCGATGGAGCCGATCTTGCGCACGCCCTGCATGGGATTGCCGTGGGTCACCGGCGATGATTCGGTCAGACCGAAACCCTCGACGATACGGCAGCCGGTCAGCTCTTCAAAGCGCTGCAAGACGGCGATGGGCAGCGGCGCCGAGCCGGAGAAACAGCTCTTGATACTGGACATGTCCACTTTCTCGATGCCCGGATGCTGGTTGATGGCGTTGAACATGGCCGGCACGGCGGGGAAAAGCGTCACCTTGTGCTTGCTGATGCTCTTGATCAGCGCGGGGATGTCGCGGGGATTGGGCGCCAGGACCAGGGCCGCGGCGATCTTGTGGGCCCACATCATGCAGGTCGTGAAACCGAAGATGTGGAAGAACGGCAACGCCGCCAGCAGCACCTCCTTTCCCTGGACGGTGTTGGGGAACCAGGAGACGATCTGCCGCACGTTGCTCGTGATGTTGGCGTGGGTCAGCATGGCGCCCTTTGCCACGCCCGTGGTGCCGCCGGTGTACTGAAGCATGGCCACGTCGTCGAATTGCACTTCAGCATCCGGTTTCCGGGCAGTCGTCTTGGCGATCAGGTCCGAAAAGAAATGGATGCCGTCGCCGGCGGCGACCTTGGCATAGAGAGGCGGATCGGCTTTCTTCAACTTCAGCGGCGCCAGTTGCTTCAACGGAAAGCGCAGGTACTCCGGAATCGACGCAATGATGTAGTTGCGCACCGGCAGCTTGTCGCGCCGGTTCTTCAGCAGGCGCTCGTAAAGGAAGTTCGCGGTGATCGCCGTTTCGCAGCCGGCGTCGTTCCACTGGTGCTCGATCTCACGGCCGACGTACAGGGGATTGGTCATCACCGACTGGGCGCCGAGGCGAAAGATGGCCGACACCGCGATCACGGTCTGGGGCAGGTTGGGCAGGTGCACGGCCACCTTGCTGTCTGGGCCCACGCCCAGATCCGACAGGGCGGTGGCCAAGCGGCCGACATGGTCGCGCAACTCGCGATAGGTCATGGTGCGGTTCATGAAATGGACCGCCGCTGCGTCAGGATAGCGAGCAGCCGCGTCGTCCAGAAGGTCGGGTATGGTCGTCTTCTCGATATCCAGATCGGGCGGAACATCTGCGTCGTAGGCTTTGTGCCAGATTCGTTCTTCCATGGACGACCTCCTGTGCCTTCCAGTTATTCCATCCGCACGCTGATTTGATCTCACCTGCTTGCGTGGTCGTCGCCCCGTCTCATCGTTGGCCTACTCATCCCCGAAATCGTAGGGCAGCTCGACCGGCGGCGCGGCTTTGATCTCCTCGAACATGGTCTTGAGATCTTCGGTACAGCCGAGCTTCCGGCCGATCGCGATGGAGACATCGACGGTCTCGACACCTTCAGCCTGCCAGGCGACGCCAGCAACGATGATGTCGACGCCGGCCTCCTGCGCAACCTCGGCGAGCATCTGCTCGCGCCCCGCGAGGATGTCGTCGACCGGCAGATTGCCGAAGCCCTGCATGTGCAGGCGCTCCTGGAGCCAGGGGCCGAGTTTCTCGAGTTCCTTGACACGTTCCGTGTCGCCGGCCGCAGCCGCCTCGTTGCGCTCCGTTTTCATCTCCTGGATACGGGCCTTAAAATCCGGCGAGTTGCCGTAGGCGACGGCCACGAAACGAGAATCATAGGTCCCGATGCGCGGCGCGCCCGCACCGTCGCCGGCCAGGGTGGCGCCCGGCCCCGCGGCCTGCGTTAAGATGGCTATCGATACCGTCAGCAACAGAATGACGCACTTGAGAATCACACCTGTCTTCATGATCAACCTCCGGTTCCGTGTAAGGCCCTCCGTGGCGTGTCTACGTTTCCTCGTCTCCATCTCGTATTTGTGCCGATTTAAACAGGGCTATACCGCTGGCGACGAGTGGCCCGAAGAAGAGCACGAGCACGACCGAGCGCCCCCATGCCAGCGGATCGGCCAGCATCTCGTGATAGCCGAAGAGGTAGAAGAAGTAGCCCGACGCCAGCAGCAGGATCGTGCCGAAGAGACGTGGCCAGCGCGGTCCCAGCCAGGCCGCGGCGAAGAAGGGCACCGCCAGCAGCGATTGCATGACGCTGGTCACCCAGTTCCCCTCGCCGGCCATGATGTTGAAGATGAGCCACACGGTGCCGAAGGCGTAGAGGATCCGTCGGGCCGACTTCAGCGCACCCCAGTAGGACAGCAGCGAGCTGAGCAGCCAGGTGAACCAGAGCACGGCGAAGATCGTCGTCACGAGCAGCGACGGGTAGTCGATCGGCGTCGGCGTTTCCTCGGGTCCCTCCAGCGAACGGTAGACCGCGATGAGCAGGAAGACCACCAGGCCACCGACGAGGTAGGCGTGATAGCCGGCTCGCCGTGCTGCGCGCATTTCGAATTCGTCCTTGTCCCTGAGCCAGCCTAGCTCGCGCAGGATGCCGGGCCCGAAAATGCCGACGCCCGTCAAGGCGATGAATCCCCAGTCGATCTCCGCGAGTATGAAGCCGCCCAAGACCAGCGTGCCGGCGATGACGTTCGATGGGGACCGGAACCAGGATGCGATTGCGCGTGATCTAGACATCGCTCGTCCCTTCCTCGAGTTCGAAGAGATCCTCGACGGCAACACCGAAGACCTCCGCCAGACGCAGGGCCAGGCCGACCGACGGACTGTATTTGCCCTTCTCGATGGAGAGGATTGTCTGGCGGGTGACACCGATCCGATCGGCCAGCTCCTGCTGGGTCATTTCGTCGGCCAGCAGGCGGTGGCGCCGGAGGTGACTGATGATGTCGTGAGTCGGTTTCATGGAGGGCAATGTACAATATGTTTTACACAGAGTCTAGCTTATTGTACATGACCCTGAAACGGGACAGCGAAGAGGAATTCCAACCGCATAGTCCCTGTCCCTTCCATGAGAAGGCATCCCTCTGTCAAGCGAGTTCACGATCTTTATGTGGCCCGCCTGCGCGCTATCCTTCCATCCGCACTCTTGGTGAGCCGGTCATTTGGCTCGGTGCATTTTGGGGTCCGGCGGGATCTGGTGCTGCCATCTTCTGATCTACCTCGCCATGGACAAGTCCAAGGCGGATAAAGGGACAGGCCGCAGTCACCAGGACCCGGCGGTCAGGCAAGGTCCTCATTTCATCGTGATCGCCATCATCTCCTACGCTGCCGAGACCTCATCATCGGGAGATCCATGCAGCGGATCGTACGACTCTCCGGTCTTCAACATGCTCAACATCATGACCGCCAGCTTGCGAGCCACCGCGACTCGAGCCCGCTTCTTGGCGTTCTTGCCTCCACATGAGGCGATACGTTCTCCGCTGCGTCGCAGGTCACTATCCGGCCCAAAGGGCCCCAGGATATAGTGAGAACACTGAACCAAGAGATTGCGCAGATATCTGTTTCCGGCCTTGGTGATCGGCAAGTCCGGATCACTCTGACCGGTCTGACTGCGTCGTGGGACCAGGCCCAGGTAGGCGCCGACGGCGCGGTTATGAGCGAACCGCCACGGATCTCCGATCGTCAGCACGAAGGTCAGCGCCGTGAGCGGCCCCACGCCTGAGACCTGTTGCAAAAAAGCGGCCTGGGGATACTGCTCTTGGCCGATGCTTTCGATCTGCTGACTGTAGGCTTGGATCTGGACGGTCAGGTGATCCACAGTCTGAAGGATCGGCTCCAACACTGGTCGTAGAGAGTCAGGCAGCTCGTCTCCGATCCTACTAAAATACCGGGAAGCACATTTGGGTAACCGGTGACCGGTCGGCTTGACGATCCCTCGGGCATGGTTGATCAGCAACGTTCGCGATCGCACCAAGGCATCCCGAGTCCGTATCACGGCCATGGCGGCTCGCGCTTTCTCGCCCTTGTGACAGATCGGGTACAGCAGCTGGGGGTCGAAGCGGCACAGCCGAGCCAGGAGTTCCGCATCGACCTCGTCGCTCTTCTGGTCGTTGCGATGGATCAGGCGCAGCTTGCAGGCGTTGGCAACCAGGGCTTCGTGTCCGAGGTCGTTGAGCAACTGGCCCATCCAGGGCGAGTGGGTCCCGACTTCCATAGCGATCCGCATCGGCGACTTGCCTTGGAAGTAGCTCTTGAAGGCCGTCGGCGTGGTGCGGATACGGCTCTGCTCGTTCACTTCACCGTCCTCGTCCAGTACTGCGATCTGGCAGTATCGATCCCCGATGTCGATACCGACGCAAAGTGTGATACTCTCTCCCATGGCCAACCTCCTCGATTTGGACCGCCTAGCGAGTCCGGTTAATCCTTGGGAACCAGTCTATGGTATCCCGAAGGGAGGTTGGCCTTCTCATCCCATCTTCTGTTTTTTCATCCGCCGGTAGAATCGAGCAGTCTGCACGTATGGATCCACAAGATCACGACTCCGAATAGCTCCAGCCGCGAGATGGGCAATCCCGATACCGGGAAGATGTGCAGTAGAGGGAGCTGGGCAGACTGATCCGAGTGGTTCGCTCGATCGACTCAAGGCTGAAGAACTACGCCGCCCTCCTGGTATAGCGATGGTGGAGGCCGCCGAGAATCGGCTCTACCTGGATGTCGCCCGCCGCGAGTGGCTCAGCGGGCCGATGCATCGGACAGTCCTTCTCCAGTCCCAGGTGAGTCCGACTGCGGTGATAGTAGTCCAGGTAGTCCCGGAGTACTCGCCGCAGATGCCGCTCGTTTAGGATGATCACATGATCCAGGCATTCTCGCCGGATCGATCCGATTACCCTCTCGACATACGGGTTCTGCCATGGGGAGTGGGGTGCGATCAGGACCTGTAGGATGTCCAGGGCAGTGACTCTGCGGTTGAACTCGCTGCCGTACTTCCCGTCACGATCCCTGATCAGGTACTTCCGTGTGACCTCCCAAGGGAACGCCTCGACTATCTGCTGCCCTGTCCATCTCGCCGTCGGCGCGTCGGTGACGTTAAAGTGGAGGATCTTCCGCCGGGCATTGTCCAGGACCAAGAAGACGTAGATCACCCGGAAGGTGATTGTCGGTATGGTGAAAAAGTCGATCGAGACGATGTCCTTGGCGTGGTTGGTCAGGAAAGTGCGCCAGGACTGGGAGGGGGGCCGTTTCGGCTTGACCATCTACTTGGATATCGTGGACTGGCAGATATCAAGCCCCAGCTTTAACAGCTCTTCGTGGATGCGTGGAGCGCCCCATAGGGGATTGGCCGTCGACATATGGCGGATCAGTTCCCGGACCTCAGGAGCCATTCTTGGCCTACCCGGCCATTTCGGCCGACTCTTCCACCGCCAGTAGTAGCGGAATCTCTTGCGATGCCAGCGGATGACCGTCTCGGGCTGGACGATATACAGGGACTTACGCCAATCAGGCCAGAAGCAGCTGAGGAGATCCCAGAAGGCGCGGTCACGCCATTTCAGCTGAGGCCGGTAGACATTTCGTTGCAGCACCTCGATTTGATGGCGGAGGGCAGCATTCTCGAGAAGCAGAGACTGACGAGACCGGAGGATTGAAAGCAGGGACCGGAGAATGAGTTGGAGCATAATCTGGAGTCATCGGTTCGTCGCCCTAAGTCCTTAAAAGGCGCAAGCCGCAGGTATTTCCAGTAGGGACAAGGGCCGCGATCTCACATCCCCAGCTCCCGACGCAGCGCGACGATGTCCGGCCGCATGACGCCCGGTATCTCCTCGTGCGCGGCGAATTCCAGGAGCAGCACCTCTAGGCGTTCGCGACCTGTGGGGGTCGCGGCGGCCTGTCGCGGTGTCAGGTCGCCCAGTGCGGGCAGGGGAATGTCGGGCCAGGTGCGCCAGTGCTCGGCGCTCATCTTCGACATGATGGCCTGAACCTCGGGCGTCCGTTCCAGTTCGGCGCTCTCGCGCTCCCGGTCCGACTGGGCGGTGGAGCGAGTACCGGTGGCCGCTGCGGCCATCATCTGCTCGACGGACTCGATCACGACGCCTTTCAGTCTGGCCCGTGGGTCGAGCTGGGCGGCGATCTCGTCCCGGATCGCGTCGGCCCGCGCCTGCGAGTTGACGTTCACGCTCATCTTCGCGCGCCGGATGTCGATCTGTCCCAGCAGGGTGTTCGGCCAGTCCGAGTTCTGGGCGTTACCGGCCCGCAGCCAGGGGATCTGGACGGCGATCAGCTTTCCCGTCTCGTCACGTTCGCTCTCGTCTTCGAAGGCGGCGGGATCGTCCTCGAGGGTCAGGGGCAGGAGGGCCATGAGAGCCTCCTGCGGCGAGCAATCCAGCTCGTAGTCGATGCGCGTCATCTGGAGGGGATCGCCGTCCGTGTTCTGCAGGCTGGGCATCTCCGGGTTGACGATGTCCTCGCGCAGATCGAGGTAGAGCTGGCGCAACTCGGTGTCGTACTCGCGGAGGGGCTCTGCGTTCACATCACGGTGCCGCGCTATGCGCTCGCGCAATTTTACGATCGCGTCGAAGTACCGGCTGGGAATCGCGTAGGGGGCGGCGCCGAGCATGACGGCGTCGCCGTCCAGGGCGACGACCTTCGTGAAGACGATCTCACCTGGTCGGAGCGTGGTCGAGGCCTGGCGCTCGTGCACCGTCACCTCCCGTTGTCGGAGGATGTCGCGGAGCGTGATCTTCCGCCCGGGCACCGGCGCAACTACCAGATAGAACGTGAACGGCTGGCGGCAAGCCTCCTCGATATAGCGGCGTTCATATGAATCCAGGTCTTTCCCCTTACGCTCGGCGTAATGGCGCGCCGGAGCGATCACGGGTCGTTCGTCACCCCCCTGGCGATCGTCCCGTTCGGGCTCCCAGTCGAACACCAGCCAGGGAAGGAACGACGTGTCGAACTCCGGCCACTCGTCCTGCGCAGCCGGCGGATCGGGCCAGAGCGTGTATTCCTCCCACGCCTCGTCGAGCGCGGCGGGTCCGTAGTGCCGGGTCAGATGCGGGGCCAGCTTGGCCATAAGCTCGCCTTCGGTCCGACGCATCCGCAGCCAGCCCGCCTCGACCAGCCTGGCGGACGCGTCCTTCGCAAGGCAGCATTTCTTGTATTTCTTGCCGCTGCCGCACGGGCAGAGGTCGTTGCGGCCAAGGCTCATCGGCGGTCTCTTCGGGGTCGGATGCGGCGGACAATGGACGCCAAGGTCCAACACAGCGAAGTATAGCTCATGAGTGCCGGCCCGCTGCCATGATCAGCGGCCAGAAGTGCGCGCGCAATTCCTTCACGACGTCCGCAAGGGATTCTTCTTCCGCATCGAGCCCGTTCCTCGCGATGAATGCGTCCCACATGCGGCTTTGTTGAACGTCGGCAAAATCGTCCGCCAATCCGGGCGGGACGTCGCTTGGGAAACTCGTACTCCGGCGAATGAGCGTCGCCCGCACCGCTGCGATAAGATCTTCGCGCGACAGGTCCATCGTGCGGTTCATCCGCCAAAGATCGTAGTAGTCCTTGAGTCGGGTGTTGATTGCACCGAGAGCGAGGATGGCCTCGAGTTTCTCGGCGACGACGAACTCAGGTCTATAGGTCAAGATCCTGGGGGGATCCTGATCGAGCAGGGTCGGGCACTCCAGTTCTACGGCCTGCGGCCCAGCGGCATCGCCGAACCCGATATCGATCTGCAACGAAATGCGGGCTTTGTCGAGGGTGGCGACCAGTTTGATCCGAATCCCGTCGTACAGCGAGGCTTCACGGATGGCTTCCCCACGGATGGTGTCCGGCAGGAAGTCCAGCCCATCGTCATCGACTTCCGTGCCGACGATGTCCGCGACGACGGTCTCTAGCCTGTCGATGTCCGGGGCGCCGGGGCCGAGTAAGTCCAAGTCCCTGGTCGGTCGGCCCACGTCGTGCTGCCAGGCGTGGAACAGGAAGGCGTCCTTCAGGAGAAACGTGGCTTTATGGGAGGAGCGTCCCAGTCGGTAGAGAAAACGCTCCAGGCCGTATCTCGTAAGTATGAGCTGGAAGTCGACGCTGTCCCGTTGGGCGATGTCGAGCAGCCTCTGCCGCACCGAGGCCTGCAGACGTTTCCGGCCGTCGGCCGTCATGAGAGGGCTTCCATGTAAGGCCTCATGATCGTCTTGACGCGGCAGATCTCCGCGAATCTCCAGATCTGCGCGGGCGTGGCTTGCCGTTGCGCGAGACAATCCCTGAGCGCCTCGATAGCGACATCCAGACCCACCCTGCCCCGGAACTTGAAGCAATCGGCGACGGTCTTGGCCGGATCGTAGATCCGCACGGGGACCTGTCCCAGCAGGTGGGTCGTGGTGCCGCTATGGAAGGAAGGGGCGGTCATTCTGACGACCTGCACGGCAGCGGGCGTATCGGACGGGGCAAGCTTCGATCCTTCGACGGCGAGCCAGATCGTGCGTGGCGACTGTGTCGTCAGTTCGTGGAACCGCAGCGCGGAGAGCAGGCACACGACGGTCCCAGGATACCGCTTGGCGGTGACGGCCAGTGAATCGTGTTCGGTCGGCTCGCGGTCGGGCAGGGCGTACTGGCCGCGCCCAAGCTTGACGAGCCGCCCTTTCGCCATGAGTCGCTGAAGGTAGGCGACCAAATGTCCTTTCGTGCGCAGGTCGCGTGGCCTAAGGATGCCCAGGGCTTCGACCAGTTGGAGGATTGCGGCCTCGTTGGGGCTGAGCTTTTCGGGGCCACTGCTCATCGTTTCGCCTGTGCCTGAATAGCGATCTATAGGCGGTTTCATTCGCTATAAAGACACAAAACACCGGTGATCGCAAGGGATAGATTCCTGTCCCCTCTATTCATTTATCCGCCGGGGACTGGCGAGGCCATTCTGATGCTCGCTCTCAACCCTCTCTCTCAGAAAAGTTTCGCTGAGCGTCCTACCCGGGGAGCCGGTTCTTCAGTTGAGCCCCCCGGCGTTGCCGTTGAAGGGCTTGCAGGTTCGAGATCCGGTCGTTTTTTGCTGCCTTGTCCCCACCCAAAGAATAACTGACTGTATTGCAACGAATAACCAGGTTAGAGTCCAATGCGGGTCTGGCCCGACGACCTCTGAAAAGCTCGACGTTTATCTGCCCATGAGTGGGAGATCCCAGTTAAAAACGAGCGAAGTCTCAGCCCCTGGCCCTTGGGGAGTCTGGCGGACCTAGGACTTCTTATAGGTCGAGCGCTTCAATGGCACGTAGACCGGGCAGAATCCTACCGTGCTCGTCAGCAGCAACACGATGGCCAGAATCCCCAGGATGGTCGCGGTCACCCCCGCTATCTGTCCGGCGAAAATGAGGATTCCCAGCAAGGCCGCGATTAGTACCCTGATGGTCCGATCGGCCAAACCCATGTTCTTCTTCATCCCCAACCTCCCAATGACGTGTTCTGAGCATCGCTTCTTTATTTGGTTAATGCATTTCCTTCATTATGCCGGCCATCACGGCGTTTTGCCAGATATTTGCCCGATTTTCTGATCTTGCCGTCCCAGTGCTCCGGTATATGGGAACAGACCAGCCGCGATTTTCGAGCGGCGTCACATCCGGCGCCTTTCATGAGAGCGGGACAAAATGACAGTATCTGACTACCTTGTTGCTGCATCAACGCGGCTGGGCTGCTTGGTCGATCAAGAGAGAAGGATCTATTGGGTGACAACGTTCTGCCGCGTCGTATCGCATTTCTGGGCAATTACCTGCCACGACTGTGCGGCATAGCGACCTTCACCAATGATCTATGTGAAGCAGTGGCATATGCGGCGCCCGGCTCCGACTGTTTCGCGGGGGCGGTCAACGATCGGGCGGAAGGTTACGAATACCCGTCGCGCGTCCGCTTCGAGCTGCAGGAAAAGGAGCTGGATTCCTACCGGCGGGCGGCGGATTTCCTGAATTTCTACAACACGGACGTGCTCTGTGTGCAGCATGAGTTCGGCATCTTTGGCGGACCGGCGGGAAGTCATTTGCTGGCTCTGCTGAAAGAGGTGCGGATGCCGGTGGTGACAACGCTGCACACCATCCTGCGCGAGCCGGATCCGGCGCAGCGTAAGGTGATGGAGGATCTGGTGGCTCGCAGCGACCGCCTGGTGGTGATGGTGCACATGGGTGCGGATATCCTGCGCGACACCTACGGCGTGCCGGATGAGAAGATGGACATCGTCCCGCACGGGATCCCCGATCTGCCGTTCATCGAATCGAGTTTCTACAAGGAGCAGTTAGGCGTGGCAGGGCGCCAGGTACTGTTCACTTTCGGACTGATCGGGCCGAGCAAGGGCATCGAACTTGTGATCGAGGCGCTGCCGGAGATCGTGCGTGAGCAGCCGAACGTGGTTTATCTCGTGCTGGGCGCCACGCATCCGAATCTCCTGGCGCACGAAGGCGAACGGTATCGGTTGAGTCTCGAGCGGCTCGCCGAGGAACTCGGCGTGAAGGAGCACGTCATCTTCTACAACCGCTTCGTGTCCCTGGAGGACTTGAAGGAATTCATCGGTGCGACCGACATCTACCTGACGCCGTATCTCGACGAGGCAC comes from the bacterium genome and includes:
- a CDS encoding long-chain fatty acid--CoA ligase, with product MEERIWHKAYDADVPPDLDIEKTTIPDLLDDAAARYPDAAAVHFMNRTMTYRELRDHVGRLATALSDLGVGPDSKVAVHLPNLPQTVIAVSAIFRLGAQSVMTNPLYVGREIEHQWNDAGCETAITANFLYERLLKNRRDKLPVRNYIIASIPEYLRFPLKQLAPLKLKKADPPLYAKVAAGDGIHFFSDLIAKTTARKPDAEVQFDDVAMLQYTGGTTGVAKGAMLTHANITSNVRQIVSWFPNTVQGKEVLLAALPFFHIFGFTTCMMWAHKIAAALVLAPNPRDIPALIKSISKHKVTLFPAVPAMFNAINQHPGIEKVDMSSIKSCFSGSAPLPIAVLQRFEELTGCRIVEGFGLTESSPVTHGNPMQGVRKIGSIGIPFPGTDMKIVDAETGKTEMAPGDEGELILKGPQIMKGYWNRPDETDLVLRDGWLYTGDLAAQDEDGYCVIVGRKKDMIIASGYNIYPDEIDRQLMAHPAVLEACTIGIPDPKRGESIKSFVVLKPNATATKDELREYLLVNLARYKVPRVFEFRAELPKSSMMKLLRRELRDEELAAMGSED
- a CDS encoding helix-turn-helix transcriptional regulator codes for the protein MKPTHDIISHLRRHRLLADEMTQQELADRIGVTRQTILSIEKGKYSPSVGLALRLAEVFGVAVEDLFELEEGTSDV
- a CDS encoding IS110 family transposase is translated as MTLCVGIDIGDRYCQIAVLDEDGEVNEQSRIRTTPTAFKSYFQGKSPMRIAMEVGTHSPWMGQLLNDLGHEALVANACKLRLIHRNDQKSDEVDAELLARLCRFDPQLLYPICHKGEKARAAMAVIRTRDALVRSRTLLINHARGIVKPTGHRLPKCASRYFSRIGDELPDSLRPVLEPILQTVDHLTVQIQAYSQQIESIGQEQYPQAAFLQQVSGVGPLTALTFVLTIGDPWRFAHNRAVGAYLGLVPRRSQTGQSDPDLPITKAGNRYLRNLLVQCSHYILGPFGPDSDLRRSGERIASCGGKNAKKRARVAVARKLAVMMLSMLKTGESYDPLHGSPDDEVSAA
- a CDS encoding SEC-C domain-containing protein encodes the protein MSLGRNDLCPCGSGKKYKKCCLAKDASARLVEAGWLRMRRTEGELMAKLAPHLTRHYGPAALDEAWEEYTLWPDPPAAQDEWPEFDTSFLPWLVFDWEPERDDRQGGDERPVIAPARHYAERKGKDLDSYERRYIEEACRQPFTFYLVVAPVPGRKITLRDILRQREVTVHERQASTTLRPGEIVFTKVVALDGDAVMLGAAPYAIPSRYFDAIVKLRERIARHRDVNAEPLREYDTELRQLYLDLREDIVNPEMPSLQNTDGDPLQMTRIDYELDCSPQEALMALLPLTLEDDPAAFEDESERDETGKLIAVQIPWLRAGNAQNSDWPNTLLGQIDIRRAKMSVNVNSQARADAIRDEIAAQLDPRARLKGVVIESVEQMMAAAATGTRSTAQSDRERESAELERTPEVQAIMSKMSAEHWRTWPDIPLPALGDLTPRQAAATPTGRERLEVLLLEFAAHEEIPGVMRPDIVALRRELGM
- a CDS encoding nucleotidyl transferase AbiEii/AbiGii toxin family protein is translated as MTADGRKRLQASVRQRLLDIAQRDSVDFQLILTRYGLERFLYRLGRSSHKATFLLKDAFLFHAWQHDVGRPTRDLDLLGPGAPDIDRLETVVADIVGTEVDDDGLDFLPDTIRGEAIREASLYDGIRIKLVATLDKARISLQIDIGFGDAAGPQAVELECPTLLDQDPPRILTYRPEFVVAEKLEAILALGAINTRLKDYYDLWRMNRTMDLSREDLIAAVRATLIRRSTSFPSDVPPGLADDFADVQQSRMWDAFIARNGLDAEEESLADVVKELRAHFWPLIMAAGRHS
- a CDS encoding transcriptional regulator, which codes for MSSGPEKLSPNEAAILQLVEALGILRPRDLRTKGHLVAYLQRLMAKGRLVKLGRGQYALPDREPTEHDSLAVTAKRYPGTVVCLLSALRFHELTTQSPRTIWLAVEGSKLAPSDTPAAVQVVRMTAPSFHSGTTTHLLGQVPVRIYDPAKTVADCFKFRGRVGLDVAIEALRDCLAQRQATPAQIWRFAEICRVKTIMRPYMEALS
- a CDS encoding DUF2892 domain-containing protein, whose protein sequence is MKKNMGLADRTIRVLIAALLGILIFAGQIAGVTATILGILAIVLLLTSTVGFCPVYVPLKRSTYKKS